From the genome of Methanothrix soehngenii GP6:
CGTTCACACCGGCCGATCGAGCATGGTTGCGGTGAGGGTGAGCAATCTAAAACCAGGGGCAGTGGTCCTGCAAGGAATGGAGCCAGTAGATGTGGACCCCATTGCGGTCAGGATCGCAGAGGTTGAAAATATCCCTCTTTTGACGACACATTTTTCCGTGGATGAGATCACCAGTGCTCTGAGCAAAGGGTGAAATCCATTGGTCTCGGGAATTGTCAGCTATGGGGTCTATATTCCCCGATTCAGGATAAGGGCAGATGAGATAGCCAGGGTATGGGGGGGTGGTGATGACATCTCTTCGAGCCTGAGGGTCTTCGAGAAATCCGTGCCTGATCTTGATGAGGACGCAGTGACCATAGCGGTGGAGGCAGCAAGGAACGCTCTGGATCGCGCCGACGTTGATCCTAAGCGAATAGGAGCCATCTATACGGGCTCGGAGAGCCATCCATATGCGGTCAAGCCTACGGGGACCATCGTCGGCCAGGCGGTATGCACCTCATCCTCCTTCACCACTGCGGATTTTGAGTTCGCTTGCAAGGCGGGGACCGCGGCGATTCAGGCCTGCCTGGGCCTGGTAGGCTCCGATATGATCGATCTGGGTTTGGCCATCGGCGCAGACGTCAGCCAGGGAGCGCCAGGTGATATGCTGGAGTACACCGCAGCTGCCGGAGGAGCGGCTTATTTGATCGGAAAGAGGGATCTGGCGGCTCAGATCGAGGGCTTTTATTCCTTCACCACCGATACCCCGGACTTCTGGAGAAGAGAGGGGATGCCATACCCAGAGCATAGCGGCAGGTTCACAGGGGAGCCCGCCTATTTCAAGCATGTCACCAGCGCCGCCACTGGGTTGATGGAGAGGATGAAAACCAGGCCGGAGGACTACGACTATGCAGTCTTCCACCAGCCCAATGGCAAGTTCCCGGTGCGAGTGGCCAAGATGCTGGGCTTCTCCAAAAAGCAGATCGAGCCGGGGCTGGTCGTGCCCATGATAGGGAACACTTACTCTGCATCCTGCCTCATCGGCCTGGCCGCTACTCTGGACATCGCCCGGCCGGGTGAGAGGATCTTCGTCACCAGCTTTGGCTCCGGTGCGGGCAGCGATGCCTTCAGCATCAAAGTATTGGACAGAATTGAGGACATCCGCTGCAATGCTCCGAGCGTTCGCGACTATATCGGCGATGCTGAGTATCTTGATTATGCAATGTACGCCAAGCACAAGGGCAAGCTGAGAATATGAGGTCTGTATCTATTATTGGTGTAGGTTGCACCAAGTTCGGGGAGAGATGGGACTCTTCCCTGCGCGACATGATCGCCGAGGCAGGGGTCCTGGCGATTGAGGACGCAGAGATCACCGGTGAGCAGATAGACGCCCTCTATGTGGGCAACATGAGCGGCGGGCGGTTCATAGAGCAGGAGCATATCGGAGCCCTGATCGCCGACTGCGCCGGCCTGTCGCGACTGCATGTCCCCTCCACCCGGGTAGAGGCCGCCTGCGCCTCAGGAGGTCTGGCCCTCCGCCAGGCGGTCATGGCTGTGGCCAGCGGCTACTGCGATATCGTCATCGCCGCCGGGGTGGAGAAGATGACCGACGTCTCCTCAGGCACCGCCGCCGACGCCCTGGCAGCAGCAGCAGACAGGGAGTGGGAATGCTTCTTTGGCGCCACATTTCCAGCGCTCTATGCCATGATGGCCAAGATGCATATGCGCCGCTACGGCACAACCCACGACCAGATGGCCCAGGTGGCAGTGAAAAATCACCATCATGCCTGCATGAATCCCATCGCCCAGTATCAGATGGAGATCGGCATTGATGATGTGAACCGATCCTCTATGGTAGCCGATCCCCTGCATGTGCTGGACTGCTCTCCCATATCCGATGGCGCATCGGTGGTGGTTCTGGCTCCCACCGAGACCGCTCGCAGGTTCTCCGACACTCCTATCAAGATCGTGGGCTGCGCCCAGGCCAGCGATACCCTGGCCCTGCACGACCGCCGCGACCTGACCACCCTGGATGCCACCGTCCATGCTGGACGTTCTGCCTTCCGCCAGGCAGGGATCGAGCCCCGTCAGGTGGATGTGGCCGAGGTCCACGACTGCTTCACCATCGCTGAGATCCTGGCGATTGAAGATCTGGGATTTGTGGAGAAGGGGCATGGTGGCAGAGCAGCCGAGGAAGGGCTGACCGCACTGGATGGAGAGGTTGCGGTCAACACCTCTGGCGGGCTGAAGGCCTGCGGCCATCCGGTAGGGGCCACCGGGATCAAGCAGGCCTATGAGATCGCTCTGCAGCTGAGAGGAGAAGCAGGACGCCGCCAGGTCGATGAGGTGGAGATCGGCCTTGCCCATAATGTGGGTGGGTCAGGGGGAACTGCCTTGGTCCATATATTCACGAGGTAAAGATGACGACCCAAGCTCCCAGATTCTGGCGAAGCATACCTCAGAGATACAATCTCTTGGGAACGCACTGCAATAGATGCAACGAATACTTCTTTCCTCCCCGAAACCTCTGCCCTAACTGTCGCAGAGGCGCTCACTTGGAGAGCCATGCCTTCAAGGGAACGGG
Proteins encoded in this window:
- a CDS encoding thiolase domain-containing protein — its product is MRSVSIIGVGCTKFGERWDSSLRDMIAEAGVLAIEDAEITGEQIDALYVGNMSGGRFIEQEHIGALIADCAGLSRLHVPSTRVEAACASGGLALRQAVMAVASGYCDIVIAAGVEKMTDVSSGTAADALAAAADREWECFFGATFPALYAMMAKMHMRRYGTTHDQMAQVAVKNHHHACMNPIAQYQMEIGIDDVNRSSMVADPLHVLDCSPISDGASVVVLAPTETARRFSDTPIKIVGCAQASDTLALHDRRDLTTLDATVHAGRSAFRQAGIEPRQVDVAEVHDCFTIAEILAIEDLGFVEKGHGGRAAEEGLTALDGEVAVNTSGGLKACGHPVGATGIKQAYEIALQLRGEAGRRQVDEVEIGLAHNVGGSGGTALVHIFTR
- a CDS encoding hydroxymethylglutaryl-CoA synthase, producing the protein MVSGIVSYGVYIPRFRIRADEIARVWGGGDDISSSLRVFEKSVPDLDEDAVTIAVEAARNALDRADVDPKRIGAIYTGSESHPYAVKPTGTIVGQAVCTSSSFTTADFEFACKAGTAAIQACLGLVGSDMIDLGLAIGADVSQGAPGDMLEYTAAAGGAAYLIGKRDLAAQIEGFYSFTTDTPDFWRREGMPYPEHSGRFTGEPAYFKHVTSAATGLMERMKTRPEDYDYAVFHQPNGKFPVRVAKMLGFSKKQIEPGLVVPMIGNTYSASCLIGLAATLDIARPGERIFVTSFGSGAGSDAFSIKVLDRIEDIRCNAPSVRDYIGDAEYLDYAMYAKHKGKLRI